Sequence from the Christiangramia fulva genome:
TTGGTTAAATGCCATTTTCACGACACGAAAGAACAATTTCTCATTGCATTTCAAATGAAAATCAGGTTTTCTGGTGAGTTTTAAAACGCCACTGTCAACTTTTGGTGGCGGATTGAACACCGAAGGCGGAACGGTAAACAAATATTCGGCCTCATAAAATGCCTGTACCAGAACACTTAAAATACCGTAAGTTTTTGATCCCGCTTTTTCACAGATACGTTTAGCAACTTCTTTTTGGAACATACCTGAAAATTCTGGGATCTGTTCCCTTATTTCCAGCATTTTAAACACGATCTGCGAAGAAATATTATAAGGAAAATTACCAATAATGGCTAACTGTTCCTCGCCGAAGATTTCGGAAAGATCAAATTTCAAAAAATCCTTCTCATGGATCCTGTTCTCAAGCTGTGGATAATTCTCCTTCAGGTATTCTACACTTTCGGTATCGATCTCGATCACGTGGATTTCGGCATCTTTCTGAAGCAGATATTTGGTAAGCACCCCCATCCCCGGACCGATCTCCAACACCTTATTATAACCGGAATAGCTCAGGGTATCGGCAATTTTCGAGGCGACATTCTCATCTTTCAGAAAATGCTGACCGAGATGTTTTTTAGCGCGTACCTGATCTCCTCGATGAGGATTGTATTGGGGCTTTCTCTTTTTCATAGCTTTTATTCTTCAGAAAAATTCTGATCATTGCTCGCTGATCACCTCCAGCTCGGTGCGGAAGGACACGAATTTTCCTTCAAAAGGCTTCGATTTTCCGCGTAATTCTTCGGCGTTTTCCGCATAATACCGCTCAAGCTTTTCCTTGCTTTCGGTGGTGTACTGAATGGAATAGGTGATTCCGCCCATAGGTTCTTTCACCATCACTCTCGTCATCAGCGCTTTGGAGAATTTTCCGGTATCCAGCATATCAGGAATATGTTCTTCTTTCATCCATTTTACCCAATCATCATGAATATCTTCCTGAACGTTAATGGTCACGTTGTATATGTACATTGATAAAATTTTAAATTAGGGATTATTCGATGCTGTCCCCGCGAAGCATCCTGTATTTCTTTCGTGCTTCCACAAAATAAATACTGTCGGCAAAGTTAAAGATAATTTGCTCGTAATATTTTTTGGCACTTTCAGGATCGTTGAGCTGGTTCGCATAGAGCTCGGCCAGGAAATAATTGGCATTATCGGCCAGAATATCTTTCCCGTACAGGTTGATGATTTTCAGGTAATTATCTTCAGCCTTTTTATATTCATGCTCTTTTTCGTACAACTTGGCCTGTGAATATAACGCCTCGTCTTCAATCTTCTCACCTTTGTGGTTGACCAGGAGTGAATCTAGCTTATTGATGGCCTGCCTGTTCTTTTTCTGAAACGCCAGTAAATCGGCCTTCGCATATTCTTTCAGGGCTACCTGTGTAGAATCTTCCAGCGTGTTATCGCTGATAAAGAGGCTCAGCTCCATCGCATCATTGGCAATGAGTTGCGAGGTTGAAGCTTTAAGAATATCGAGCTGCGTTTTCGCCCATTCAAAATCACCTTTGTAATAACTCGTTTTCGCTACCTTAAAACGTGCATTTTGCGACATTTCATCATTCTTTACCAGGTTCTGGATCTGGGAATAATAGATCAGTGCCTCGTTGAATTTTTCCTGCATGACCAAAATATCGGCAAGCGCCATCTTCACCTGTGCCTTATTAAAATCGGACCTGGCTAAGCTTTCTGTTTGTCTTAAGATAGCGACGGCTTCATCTTTACGATCTAATCTGAAAGCAAGGAAATTGGCATAATCGATCTTCAGGTCAAAGGTTTCGGGAATATCGCCATATTCTGAAAGCAAAGCTTCATAATCAGATTTTATCTTTTCGAGCTCTTTTTCTGAAGCTGTTTCTTCTTCTAATCCTATTAAAAAATGACGCGCCTGAAGATTAAAAATCCGGGATGGTGACTCTTCGATCGTATAATTTATGATCTCTTTGGCATCTTCATATGCCTTATTTTCTTTTGCCATCACTGCCAGATTCAAAATTCCCTGCAGGCTCTTTTCACTTCGTTTGTAGATCGCCTTTTCCTGCGCGAAGGCCTTTCCATAATCTTTTTGCTGAACAAAAAGCCAGCTCAGCATTTCGTTGTACAACAAATCGGGATTTTCCTGAAGTCTTTTTAAAAGCAATTTTCTGAAAATAACATTCGCTTCATTGGAAGGATCTTCGGTGATATAACGACTGAACTCCCGGTTGGCAATTCCGTAGAATTTCATGTCGTCTTCGATGAGATCGAGATAATTGCTGAACATTTCTTCGGTATTCCCCAGTTCCCCGTTTATCCGCGCAAGCTGGAGGCTGAAGTTCCCATCACCGCTGAGCTCCATTGCCCGCTTGTAGGCTTTGGCTGCATAATCGAGTAAATTATACTGTTCAAAAGCGCGGCCGATGGAATAGCCGAAATTTGGTCTTCCTTCCACAATTTGCAAGGCTTCATCATAGAATTGGGTCGCTCTTTCAGCCTTGTTCTGCAAGTCGAAATTGTGACCAAGTTCAATGAGAATGGTAGGATTGTTCGCACTATTATTGAGACGTTCGAAAAGCAGTTTTTCCGCGGAAGCGAAATCTTCCATTTGCTGATACGAGGAAACCACGCCATCGAAATAGACGGGATTCCCCGGATTTTCTTCCAATAACTGCTGATATACCCGAAGCGCTTTTTTATATTCCCCCTGTTCAAAGAAGTTCTTCGCGAGCTGGTCGTTCTGGGCATTGACAACCAATCCGCCTAAAAAGCACAACATTATAAAAACAAAACAGCGCATATGTAAATATAAACATTTGCGCTGTTTTTGAAGAATATGTTAAAAAGGATTAATCAATCCTGTCGAAGCCGCAGTAGGGTTTTAAAACTTCCGGAATTTCTATACCATTTTCGGTCTGGTAATTTTCCAAAATTCCCGCCAGCACTCTTGGCAATGCAAGCGCACTGCCGTTAAGCGTATGTACCAGCTCTTTCTTATTTTCTTTATCCTTGTAACGCAGTTTCAATCGATTGGCCTGGAAGGTCTCGAAATTTGAAACAGAACTGATCTCCAGCCAGCGATCCTGAGCGGTTGAAAACACCTCGAAATCATAGGTCAGGGCAGAAGTAAAACCAAGGTCTCCTCCGCAGAGACGAAGAATGCGGTAAGGCAGTTTTAGTTCTTGCAGAAGGCATTTTATATGCGCAACCATATCGTCTAAAGCCGCATAAGAATTTTCGGGTTTTTCCAGCCGAACAATTTCCACTTTATCAAACTGATGAAGCCGATTGAGTCCGCGCACATGAGCCCCGTATGATCCGGCTTCCCTTCTGAAACACGGAGTATAGCCCGTACATTTAACAGGAAAATCATCTTCGGTCATCAAATTATCACGGAACATGTTGGTAATAGGCACTTCAGCTGTCGGAATCAAATAAAGGTCATCGGCGGTAACGTGGTACATCTGCCCTTCCTTATCTGGCAGCTGACCGGTTCCATAACCTGAAGCTTCATTCACCATCAATGGCAGCTGGAATTCGGTGTAGCCGGCCTCGGTAGCCTTATCTAAAAACCAGGCGATCAAAGCGCGTTGTAAGCGGGCTCCTTTTCCTTTATACACAGGAAATCCAGCGCCAGTCACTTTATTCCCCAGCTCGAAATCGATGATATCGTATTTCTTCGCCAGTTCCCAGTGTGGCAAGGCACCTTCGGCAAGTTTAGGAATATCGCCTTCGCGATAAACTTCTTCATTGTCTTCCTCACTTTTTCCTGCCGGAACGGATTCATGCGGAATATTTGGAATTGTATAAAGTAAAGCCTGAAGTTCTTCGATAGCTTTGCTGAGCTTTTCAGAAAGTTCTTTGGATTCTTCTTTCAGTTTTCCGGTTTTCTCCTTCAGCAGATTCGCCTTTTGATGCTCTCCGGTTTTAAAAAGCAACCCGATCTCTTTAGAAAGTTGGTTGGAACTGGCCAGGGTATCATCGAGCTTTGTCTGAGTGGCACGACGGGTTTCATCAAGCTCCAAAACCTGATCGAAAAGCTCTTCGGCATCAAAATTTCTTTTTTTCAGGGCTTTGATATAAGCATCCCTGTTTTCTGCAATATTGGAAACCTGTAACATTAGGTCAGTTTTTATCCGTTAAAATCAGCTGCAAATGTAAGAAAAGCGGGGCACAAATAGTAGCTTATCAATACCTGCAAATTGTATTATTCCTTCGCATTCAAATTATCGAGATCGGTTTGGTAGAATTCCCATTCCGGGTCACCGGTCGCTTTTACCAATTCCAGTGCTCTTTCATAATTCCTTCTTGCTTTCTCAACCTCTCCCTTCTTTTCATAAGCCATCCCTAAAGTGGAGTAGGCATCAAAGGAATCTGGGTAATGTTCGGTATTATATTTAAAAGCCTCAACCGCCGCATCAAGAAATTCAGGTTCTTTCATTAGGGCAAATCCAAGATCTGTCATTGCATTTTCACTGCTCAGTTCAAAACCGTATTTCTCTGAAAGTCCTGAATAATAAGACTCAATTTCTTCCATCACTTTTTGAGGTCCTCCTTTTGCAAGAATTTCTTCTTTTGATCTGGGCACCTCATATTGTAAATCAGCGAAGATGAATTTTAATCCGTTATAAATAGAGGGATAGCTAACCGTGCCGTGGGTATACTCAAACATAGGGTCAAACCTGAATTGCAGGTCCACGTCGTTATGCTCCTTAATATATGAGGTGAATTTACCTGTAAGAATATAGGTATTTCCCAGCATCGTTCCCCCTTCATTCGCTATACTCATGTAAAACTTTGAATGAATATCCTGGTGATCTTTTAATACCTCGCCAAGCTCTTTTTTAAGGATGGGATTCTCGTACCACAAACTCGGACTGATAGTCAAATAGGCATCAAAAAGTTCCGGATCCTTAAAAAAAGTATATACGTTGAACAAACCTCCCAAAGAATGACCTACAATAATTTTATAAGGCGCTGCTCGATAATTCTTATTTACGTAAGGAATAAGTTCTTTACCAAGAAAATCAGTGAAGGCATCTGCTCCACCTGCATTGGGAAGTCTCTTTTTATTAGCATCATCTAAAATTTCGGTGCCTGGTGTAAGATCCCGGTTACGCCTGGTATTTCTAATTCCGATTATGATCATATCCGGAATTAATTCATTTAGAACAAGACTGTTTAAAGTCCCTACAGCTTTGTCGAATTTATAATAACTGTCCAGAAGGTACATTACCGGATAGGTTTTCTGGCTGTTTTCATAGTTTTTCGGAAGGTGAATATCTAACAACCTATCTTCATTCTGAATTTTTGAATGAAAAGTGATTGTTTTTCCAATGACAATATCTTTTTGGCCGAATGCCGTAAAACCGACAATCAGAAACAGAAATAATATTTTAAATCTCATGAATGAAATTGAGGTTGGTTGATAAAGTATTAAAGCTATGGAATTATTCTTTAGGAGAAGGTAAAATCCAGTCGTTATGCTTAAAATGATGCCATTTCTCAGCGGCAAGATCTACATGAGGATCAATTAAAGGATGGAATTTATCCCCGTTTACGCTTACTTTTCCTTCTACATAAACCTCCACATCCTTGCCTTTTTCGGCAAATTCGTTTTTAAGTCGTTGGGCAAACTGCCAGATCATATCTGGCTTTGAAGACAATGAGTGCAATTGTTTTCGGGAAAGGTATTTTTTATTATCTATGAAAATGGTGTCCTCAGTTCCCTTTTCCACAACTTTAAATCTTTCGGTTCCGCTTTTCCCGCGCAACATCATCCGCCAGCTAAGTCGGTGACCCTCCTCGGTCCATAAAACATCGTCTTTAATGAACCAATGTCTGAGTGGCAGCGAAATTTGAATAATAAACCAGATCGCCATAAAAGCGATTAAAGCATTTCGATAAGCAGGAATTATAATTTCACCTTTATCATAATACTCTTTTTTA
This genomic interval carries:
- the serS gene encoding serine--tRNA ligase: MLQVSNIAENRDAYIKALKKRNFDAEELFDQVLELDETRRATQTKLDDTLASSNQLSKEIGLLFKTGEHQKANLLKEKTGKLKEESKELSEKLSKAIEELQALLYTIPNIPHESVPAGKSEEDNEEVYREGDIPKLAEGALPHWELAKKYDIIDFELGNKVTGAGFPVYKGKGARLQRALIAWFLDKATEAGYTEFQLPLMVNEASGYGTGQLPDKEGQMYHVTADDLYLIPTAEVPITNMFRDNLMTEDDFPVKCTGYTPCFRREAGSYGAHVRGLNRLHQFDKVEIVRLEKPENSYAALDDMVAHIKCLLQELKLPYRILRLCGGDLGFTSALTYDFEVFSTAQDRWLEISSVSNFETFQANRLKLRYKDKENKKELVHTLNGSALALPRVLAGILENYQTENGIEIPEVLKPYCGFDRID
- a CDS encoding tetratricopeptide repeat protein; translated protein: MRCFVFIMLCFLGGLVVNAQNDQLAKNFFEQGEYKKALRVYQQLLEENPGNPVYFDGVVSSYQQMEDFASAEKLLFERLNNSANNPTILIELGHNFDLQNKAERATQFYDEALQIVEGRPNFGYSIGRAFEQYNLLDYAAKAYKRAMELSGDGNFSLQLARINGELGNTEEMFSNYLDLIEDDMKFYGIANREFSRYITEDPSNEANVIFRKLLLKRLQENPDLLYNEMLSWLFVQQKDYGKAFAQEKAIYKRSEKSLQGILNLAVMAKENKAYEDAKEIINYTIEESPSRIFNLQARHFLIGLEEETASEKELEKIKSDYEALLSEYGDIPETFDLKIDYANFLAFRLDRKDEAVAILRQTESLARSDFNKAQVKMALADILVMQEKFNEALIYYSQIQNLVKNDEMSQNARFKVAKTSYYKGDFEWAKTQLDILKASTSQLIANDAMELSLFISDNTLEDSTQVALKEYAKADLLAFQKKNRQAINKLDSLLVNHKGEKIEDEALYSQAKLYEKEHEYKKAEDNYLKIINLYGKDILADNANYFLAELYANQLNDPESAKKYYEQIIFNFADSIYFVEARKKYRMLRGDSIE
- the rsmA gene encoding 16S rRNA (adenine(1518)-N(6)/adenine(1519)-N(6))-dimethyltransferase RsmA, whose translation is MKKRKPQYNPHRGDQVRAKKHLGQHFLKDENVASKIADTLSYSGYNKVLEIGPGMGVLTKYLLQKDAEIHVIEIDTESVEYLKENYPQLENRIHEKDFLKFDLSEIFGEEQLAIIGNFPYNISSQIVFKMLEIREQIPEFSGMFQKEVAKRICEKAGSKTYGILSVLVQAFYEAEYLFTVPPSVFNPPPKVDSGVLKLTRKPDFHLKCNEKLFFRVVKMAFNQRRKTLRNSLKSLNLPDNLREDAIFDFRPEQLSFQQFIDLTLKIEPYAV
- a CDS encoding alpha/beta hydrolase-fold protein → MRFKILFLFLIVGFTAFGQKDIVIGKTITFHSKIQNEDRLLDIHLPKNYENSQKTYPVMYLLDSYYKFDKAVGTLNSLVLNELIPDMIIIGIRNTRRNRDLTPGTEILDDANKKRLPNAGGADAFTDFLGKELIPYVNKNYRAAPYKIIVGHSLGGLFNVYTFFKDPELFDAYLTISPSLWYENPILKKELGEVLKDHQDIHSKFYMSIANEGGTMLGNTYILTGKFTSYIKEHNDVDLQFRFDPMFEYTHGTVSYPSIYNGLKFIFADLQYEVPRSKEEILAKGGPQKVMEEIESYYSGLSEKYGFELSSENAMTDLGFALMKEPEFLDAAVEAFKYNTEHYPDSFDAYSTLGMAYEKKGEVEKARRNYERALELVKATGDPEWEFYQTDLDNLNAKE
- a CDS encoding DUF4286 family protein, with protein sequence MYIYNVTINVQEDIHDDWVKWMKEEHIPDMLDTGKFSKALMTRVMVKEPMGGITYSIQYTTESKEKLERYYAENAEELRGKSKPFEGKFVSFRTELEVISEQ